In Streptomyces sclerotialus, one genomic interval encodes:
- a CDS encoding N-acetylmannosamine-6-phosphate 2-epimerase, which produces MTETASGTEHGRDTRRTALPADRARELLDGLRGRLVVSCQAPPGDPLRAPEHMAAMAASVTAGAPVAGVRVQGVADIETVRAVVDLPIVGLWKDGAEGVYITPTADHARAVAEAGAEIVAVDATDRPRPDGRPLRETVEAVHALGRLLMADVSTVAEGVAAAALGADLVSTTLSGYTPYSRRQPGPDLELVAELAGRLDVPVFAEGRLHTPEQAAAAIEAGAWGVVVGGAITAPAAIASRFAAALPQR; this is translated from the coding sequence ATGACCGAGACCGCATCCGGCACCGAGCACGGCCGGGACACCCGCCGGACCGCACTGCCCGCCGACCGCGCCCGCGAGCTGCTGGACGGGCTGCGCGGCCGGCTGGTGGTCTCCTGTCAGGCGCCGCCCGGCGATCCGCTGCGGGCCCCGGAGCACATGGCCGCGATGGCCGCCTCGGTGACCGCGGGCGCGCCGGTGGCGGGCGTCCGGGTACAGGGCGTGGCCGACATCGAGACCGTACGGGCCGTGGTGGACCTGCCGATCGTCGGATTGTGGAAGGACGGCGCGGAGGGCGTATACATCACGCCGACGGCCGACCACGCGCGGGCCGTCGCCGAGGCCGGGGCCGAGATCGTCGCCGTGGACGCCACGGACCGGCCGCGGCCGGACGGACGGCCGCTGCGCGAGACGGTCGAGGCGGTGCACGCGCTGGGCAGGCTGCTGATGGCCGATGTCTCCACCGTGGCGGAGGGGGTGGCGGCCGCCGCGCTCGGCGCCGACCTCGTCTCCACCACCCTCTCCGGCTACACGCCGTACAGCCGCCGGCAGCCGGGCCCGGATTTGGAGCTGGTCGCCGAGCTGGCCGGGCGCCTGGATGTGCCCGTCTTCGCCGAGGGGCGGCTGCACACCCCGGAGCAGGCGGCGGCCGCGATCGAGGCGGGTGCGTGGGGCGTCGTGGTGGGCGGCGCCATCACCGCGCCGGCCGCCATAGCGTCCCGTTTCGCCGCCGCCCTGCCACAACGCTGA
- a CDS encoding AfsR/SARP family transcriptional regulator — translation MLGPLTVQTDEGPLRIHGRRQSVVLAMLLLSADRVVSVDTLVDAVWPDSPPTTARNQIAICVATLRKTFKQAGVDDLLVTHSPGYLLASGEHRIDVTEFLEKAERGRDAARHGRTEEACALLEEALNQWRGPALDELGGERIEVEAVRLEQIRLDLTEERAGLMLELGRHRVLTGELTELVKLHPLREQSREHLMLALYRSGQRAEALDVFRQGRQLLIKELGIEPGPGLRQLHDLILKDSPELTRPPTVGTMSPAPVRTVPAQLPADIMGFTGRQAEMAALDRLLKEPHRLHAPAVATIAGAGGVGKTALAVHWASQVADRFPDGQLFADLRGYDEEHAPVSPTVVLDRFLRALGMPAPQIPAEPDERAALFRSILSTRRTLLVLDNVRSFAQLRPLLPGGGQSVVLATSRETLDDLTGDYTALRIRLRVLAPAEATTLLTKIAGAERFGSDPVAVEQLGALCDRLPLALRIAGARLAAKPGLSVRSLVDRLRDQRRRLDILSPGEGGVRAGFRLTYRDLRPEAALMYRRLGLLRTADFAAWAGAAVLETDVWHAEELMDQLVDAQLLEVSDAGPGRPARYRFQDLLRLFARERAEADEPPAECDAALERAFAAWLWLAEEAHRRLDGRAYPVGRAGVPAPAHLAESADELLATPSDWFESERATIPDVVAHAAETDRARYAWALAESAVPHFETRNYLEEWQRCAELSLASARRTGDRRGEATMLRLLGSLAIYQRRYEQGEGWNVAALRLLRATGDVRGVALAQRNLAMCARFQGDWDRALEYCRAALEGFHEAGDTGNEAHLLGFLAQIELDRGQVEPALPLAVEAVALSRRTGSVRAESQSVYRLAEVRLLAGELAEAAVSFREVLQLTRKEGDRVGEAHALRGLGQTQWSQGLLAAAGETLQQALEITKELADRFLYARVETDLGCVAALDGRDEAAERFGRAHAAFGEVGAQLWRARAARLLAAVRGDGGECGGVGGDGAPQRSFTADQLTLLLAHAPD, via the coding sequence GTGCTGGGCCCACTCACCGTGCAGACCGACGAGGGTCCCCTGCGGATACACGGACGCCGTCAGTCCGTCGTCCTCGCGATGCTCCTGCTCTCGGCCGACCGGGTCGTCTCCGTCGACACCCTCGTGGACGCCGTCTGGCCCGACTCCCCGCCGACCACGGCCCGCAACCAGATCGCGATCTGCGTGGCGACGCTGCGCAAGACCTTCAAACAGGCCGGCGTGGACGACCTGCTGGTCACCCACTCCCCGGGTTATCTGCTGGCAAGCGGCGAACACCGCATCGACGTCACCGAGTTCCTGGAGAAGGCCGAGCGGGGCCGGGACGCCGCCCGGCACGGCCGGACCGAGGAAGCCTGCGCCCTGCTGGAGGAGGCCCTGAACCAATGGCGCGGGCCCGCGCTCGACGAACTGGGCGGCGAGCGGATCGAGGTGGAGGCCGTACGCCTGGAGCAGATACGGCTGGACCTGACCGAGGAACGGGCCGGGCTCATGCTGGAGCTCGGCCGTCATCGCGTACTGACCGGGGAACTCACCGAACTGGTCAAGCTGCACCCGCTGCGCGAGCAGTCGCGCGAGCACCTGATGCTGGCGCTGTACCGCTCGGGGCAGCGCGCCGAGGCGCTGGACGTCTTCCGCCAGGGCCGGCAGCTGCTCATCAAGGAGCTCGGCATCGAACCCGGTCCCGGGCTGCGGCAGTTGCACGACCTGATCCTCAAGGACTCCCCCGAGCTGACCCGGCCGCCCACCGTGGGCACGATGTCACCGGCCCCGGTGCGGACCGTCCCCGCGCAGCTGCCCGCCGACATCATGGGATTCACCGGCCGCCAGGCGGAGATGGCCGCGCTGGACCGGCTGCTGAAGGAGCCGCACCGCCTGCACGCACCGGCCGTCGCGACCATCGCCGGCGCCGGCGGGGTGGGCAAGACCGCGCTGGCCGTGCACTGGGCCAGCCAGGTCGCCGACCGCTTCCCGGACGGCCAGCTCTTCGCCGACCTCCGCGGCTACGACGAGGAGCACGCGCCCGTCTCCCCCACGGTCGTACTCGACCGGTTCCTGCGCGCCCTCGGGATGCCGGCGCCGCAGATACCGGCGGAGCCGGACGAGCGGGCCGCGCTGTTCCGCAGCATCCTCAGCACCCGCCGGACACTCCTCGTCCTGGACAACGTTCGCTCCTTCGCCCAGCTCAGGCCGCTGCTGCCCGGGGGCGGCCAGAGCGTGGTGCTGGCCACGAGCCGGGAGACGCTGGACGACCTCACCGGCGACTACACCGCGCTGCGCATCCGGTTGCGGGTGCTCGCCCCGGCCGAGGCCACCACCCTGCTGACGAAGATCGCCGGCGCCGAACGGTTCGGCAGCGACCCGGTGGCCGTCGAACAGCTCGGCGCGCTGTGCGACCGTCTGCCGCTGGCGTTGCGGATCGCCGGCGCCCGGCTCGCCGCCAAGCCAGGGCTGAGCGTACGAAGCCTGGTCGACCGGCTGCGGGACCAGCGAAGACGGCTGGACATCCTGAGCCCCGGCGAGGGCGGGGTGCGGGCCGGCTTCCGGCTGACCTACCGCGACCTGCGGCCGGAGGCGGCGCTGATGTACCGCAGGCTCGGCCTGCTGCGTACCGCCGACTTCGCGGCCTGGGCCGGCGCCGCCGTACTGGAGACGGACGTCTGGCACGCGGAGGAGCTGATGGACCAGCTCGTCGACGCCCAGCTGCTGGAGGTCTCCGACGCCGGTCCCGGCCGGCCCGCCCGCTACCGCTTCCAGGACCTGCTGCGGCTGTTCGCGCGGGAACGCGCGGAGGCCGACGAGCCGCCGGCGGAGTGCGACGCCGCGCTGGAGCGCGCCTTCGCCGCCTGGCTCTGGCTCGCGGAGGAGGCGCACCGGCGGCTGGACGGGCGGGCCTACCCCGTCGGCCGCGCCGGAGTGCCCGCGCCCGCCCACCTGGCGGAGTCGGCCGACGAACTGCTGGCCACGCCCTCGGACTGGTTCGAGTCCGAGCGCGCGACGATCCCGGACGTCGTCGCGCACGCGGCGGAGACCGACCGGGCCCGGTACGCGTGGGCGCTGGCCGAGAGCGCCGTACCGCACTTCGAGACCCGCAACTACCTGGAGGAATGGCAGCGCTGCGCCGAACTGTCCCTCGCGTCGGCGCGGCGCACCGGGGACCGGCGGGGCGAGGCCACCATGCTGCGGCTGCTGGGGTCGCTGGCGATCTACCAGCGGCGGTACGAGCAGGGCGAGGGCTGGAACGTCGCGGCGCTGCGGCTGCTGCGCGCCACCGGGGACGTGCGGGGCGTCGCCCTGGCCCAGCGCAATCTGGCCATGTGCGCGCGGTTCCAGGGGGACTGGGACCGGGCGCTGGAGTACTGCCGGGCGGCCCTGGAAGGCTTCCACGAGGCGGGTGACACCGGGAACGAGGCCCATCTGCTCGGCTTCCTCGCCCAGATCGAGCTCGACCGGGGGCAGGTGGAACCCGCGCTGCCGCTGGCGGTGGAGGCCGTGGCGCTGAGCCGGCGCACCGGGTCCGTACGCGCCGAGTCGCAGAGCGTCTACCGCCTGGCCGAGGTCCGGCTGCTGGCCGGTGAGCTGGCGGAGGCCGCGGTGTCGTTCCGTGAGGTGCTCCAGCTCACGCGCAAGGAGGGCGACCGGGTCGGCGAGGCCCACGCGCTGCGCGGGCTGGGCCAGACGCAGTGGAGCCAGGGCCTGCTGGCAGCGGCGGGGGAGACGCTGCAGCAGGCCCTGGAGATCACGAAGGAGCTGGCCGACCGGTTCCTGTACGCACGGGTGGAGACCGACCTCGGCTGTGTGGCGGCGCTCGACGGCCGGGACGAGGCGGCGGAGCGGTTCGGGCGGGCCCACGCCGCGTTCGGCGAAGTGGGGGCCCAGCTCTGGCGGGCGCGGGCGGCACGGCTGCTCGCCGCGGTGCGCGGCGACGGCGGCGAGTGCGGCGGAGTGGGCGGCGACGGTGCGCCGCAACGTTCGTTCACGGCTGATCAGTTGACGCTGCTGCTGGCGCACGCGCCGGACTGA
- a CDS encoding PP2C family protein-serine/threonine phosphatase: protein MSTAAARRSLLADLIAASHLITLEQLPGLVAEHAARAGWPDVLIYLADLQQDMLHLLTERGPDSGYGPPRQDDRDRPSELRVDGTLAGRAFQLGTVVPACATGGDQWWVPLVNGTERMGVLRIEAPDDPALMADLRNLAGLIGLMLVSKRGTSDSYSRLVRRREMNVAAEMEWRLMPPRTFATDRVLISAVMEPAYEVSGDVFDYGVAGDTVHLGVFDAMGHDTAAGLTANLALAACRNHRRQHSGMLRTAAAVEEALAAQFDGSRFATGVLADLDLTTGVLSWTSCGHPAPVIIRGGRTALSLDCPPGPPLGTGLGLSPSLCHDQLEPGDRLLLHTDGITEARNPEGEEFGLARFTDFLIRRHSDGLPLPETLRRLIRHHLDYHHGRLNDDATVLLVEWHGPTPYHRSQVEALVGLPGHTAPPVLQDMWTADARDRGREPGPSA from the coding sequence ATGAGCACTGCGGCCGCCCGGCGGAGCCTACTGGCCGACCTCATCGCCGCCAGCCACCTGATCACGCTGGAGCAGCTACCGGGCCTGGTCGCCGAGCACGCGGCGCGGGCGGGCTGGCCGGACGTGCTGATCTACCTCGCCGACCTCCAGCAGGACATGCTCCACCTGCTGACCGAACGGGGCCCGGACTCCGGGTACGGCCCGCCCCGCCAGGACGACCGGGACCGGCCGTCCGAGCTCCGGGTGGACGGGACGCTCGCAGGCCGCGCCTTCCAGCTCGGCACGGTGGTGCCCGCCTGTGCGACCGGTGGCGACCAGTGGTGGGTACCGCTGGTGAACGGCACGGAGCGGATGGGCGTCCTGCGGATCGAGGCGCCCGACGACCCGGCCCTCATGGCCGACCTGCGCAACCTCGCGGGCCTCATCGGACTGATGCTGGTCAGCAAGCGCGGTACGAGCGACTCCTACTCCCGGCTGGTGCGCCGCCGGGAGATGAACGTGGCCGCCGAGATGGAGTGGCGGCTGATGCCCCCGCGGACGTTCGCCACCGACCGGGTGCTGATCAGCGCCGTCATGGAGCCGGCCTACGAGGTCAGCGGCGACGTCTTCGACTACGGCGTGGCCGGGGACACCGTCCACCTGGGCGTCTTCGACGCGATGGGCCACGACACGGCCGCCGGGCTGACCGCCAACCTCGCGCTCGCCGCCTGCCGCAACCACCGCCGCCAGCACTCGGGCATGCTGCGGACCGCGGCGGCCGTGGAGGAGGCGCTCGCCGCGCAGTTCGACGGCAGCCGCTTCGCCACCGGCGTCCTGGCCGACCTGGACCTCACCACGGGTGTGCTGAGCTGGACGAGCTGCGGCCACCCCGCGCCGGTCATCATCCGCGGCGGCCGCACGGCGCTCTCCCTGGACTGCCCGCCGGGTCCGCCGCTCGGCACCGGCCTGGGGCTGTCCCCCTCGCTCTGCCACGACCAGCTGGAGCCCGGCGACCGGCTGCTGCTCCACACCGACGGCATCACCGAGGCCCGCAACCCCGAGGGCGAGGAGTTCGGGCTCGCCCGCTTCACCGACTTCCTCATCCGCCGGCACTCGGACGGCCTGCCGCTCCCGGAGACGCTGCGCCGCCTGATCCGGCACCACCTGGACTACCACCACGGCCGGCTGAACGACGACGCCACGGTCCTGCTGGTGGAGTGGCACGGCCCCACGCCGTACCACCGCAGCCAGGTGGAGGCCCTGGTGGGCCTCCCCGGTCACACGGCCCCGCCGGTCCTCCAGGACATGTGGACGGCGGACGCCCGCGACCGGGGCCGAGAGCCCGGGCCGTCTGCCTGA
- a CDS encoding Dps family protein: MSTSEGSEVVQLLRMRLHALNDLALTLKHVHWNVVGPHFIAVHEMLDPQVDAVRDMIDTTAERISTLGGEPAGTPGALVAERTWEDYAIGRAESIEHLGALDVVYTGVIEDHRAAVRATDEPDPITQDMLIEQLRSLELFQWFIRAHLENSGGKLSTAGRTSEAQAAQAAGRQARQQP; encoded by the coding sequence ATGAGCACCTCCGAAGGCTCGGAGGTCGTCCAGCTGCTCCGGATGCGGCTGCATGCGCTCAACGACCTGGCGCTCACCCTCAAGCACGTGCACTGGAACGTGGTCGGCCCGCACTTCATCGCCGTACACGAAATGCTCGACCCGCAGGTGGACGCCGTACGCGACATGATCGACACCACCGCCGAGCGCATCTCGACGCTCGGCGGCGAGCCCGCCGGTACCCCCGGCGCCCTGGTCGCCGAGCGCACCTGGGAGGACTACGCCATCGGGCGGGCCGAGTCGATCGAGCACCTGGGCGCGCTGGACGTGGTCTACACCGGCGTCATCGAGGACCACCGCGCGGCGGTGCGCGCCACCGACGAGCCCGACCCGATCACCCAGGACATGCTGATCGAGCAGCTGCGCAGCCTGGAGCTGTTCCAGTGGTTCATCCGGGCCCACCTGGAGAACTCCGGCGGGAAGCTCAGCACCGCCGGCCGGACCAGCGAGGCGCAAGCGGCGCAGGCGGCGGGCCGGCAGGCCCGGCAGCAGCCCTGA
- a CDS encoding alpha/beta fold hydrolase → MATFVLVPGAWLGAWAWEDTARELRERGHTVLATALTGLGERAGQATPETGLDTHVDDIVTFVEEHDLRDVTLVAHSYAAAPATGAAGRLGTRLARVVYVDSAPFAEGMRMLDLMSEAEAEILREQVAAEGDGWRLPMPAIDALGQVGDLDGLTEDRRELMRSRATPQPFRTYEQPLTAPVGPAPEVDRVLIACNEFKALLDAGVPMLAYLGRPPWRRVDLATGHWPMLSAPAELAKALDTAVS, encoded by the coding sequence ATGGCCACGTTCGTGCTGGTACCCGGCGCCTGGCTGGGCGCCTGGGCATGGGAAGACACTGCCCGCGAGCTGCGCGAGCGCGGTCACACCGTGCTGGCGACGGCACTGACCGGGCTCGGTGAGCGGGCCGGTCAGGCGACCCCGGAGACGGGCCTGGACACCCACGTCGACGACATCGTCACCTTCGTCGAGGAGCATGACCTGCGCGACGTCACACTCGTGGCGCACAGTTACGCGGCGGCCCCCGCCACCGGTGCCGCCGGGCGCCTGGGTACGCGGCTGGCGCGCGTCGTCTACGTCGACAGCGCCCCGTTCGCCGAGGGCATGCGGATGCTCGACCTCATGTCGGAGGCCGAGGCGGAGATACTGCGCGAGCAGGTCGCAGCGGAGGGGGACGGGTGGCGGCTCCCGATGCCGGCGATCGACGCGCTCGGCCAGGTGGGAGATCTCGACGGACTCACCGAGGACCGGCGCGAGCTGATGCGCAGCCGTGCCACACCACAGCCGTTCCGCACGTACGAGCAGCCCCTCACGGCGCCGGTCGGACCCGCCCCCGAGGTGGACCGCGTCCTCATCGCCTGCAACGAGTTCAAGGCCCTGCTGGACGCGGGCGTCCCCATGCTGGCGTACCTCGGCCGGCCGCCGTGGCGGCGGGTCGACCTGGCCACGGGGCACTGGCCCATGCTGTCGGCCCCCGCCGAGCTCGCGAAGGCCCTCGACACGGCCGTCTCCTGA
- a CDS encoding 2Fe-2S iron-sulfur cluster-binding protein — translation MRRTEGTGGADTTTALTLHINGERQERTVDNRTSLLDLLREDLRLTGAKKGCDHGQCGACTVLLDGRRVNSCLLLAVAADGAEVTTVEGLADGDALHPLQEAFLAHDGYQCGFCTPGQICSGVGAIAEAEAGWPSAVTPDGAPDGPVELTGGEVRERMSGNICRCGAYVNIIDAVQEAAR, via the coding sequence ATGAGACGCACGGAGGGTACGGGCGGCGCGGACACCACCACCGCGCTCACCCTGCACATCAACGGTGAACGCCAGGAGCGCACGGTCGACAACCGCACCTCACTCCTCGACCTGCTCCGCGAGGACCTGCGGCTGACCGGCGCCAAGAAGGGCTGCGACCACGGCCAGTGCGGGGCCTGCACGGTCCTGCTGGACGGCCGGCGGGTCAACTCCTGCCTGCTGCTCGCGGTGGCCGCCGACGGCGCCGAGGTCACGACCGTCGAGGGCCTGGCCGACGGCGACGCGCTGCATCCGCTCCAGGAGGCGTTCCTCGCGCACGACGGTTACCAGTGCGGCTTCTGCACCCCCGGCCAGATCTGCTCGGGCGTCGGCGCGATCGCCGAGGCCGAGGCGGGCTGGCCCAGTGCGGTGACGCCGGACGGCGCACCGGACGGACCGGTGGAGCTGACCGGCGGCGAGGTCCGGGAGCGGATGAGCGGCAACATCTGCCGCTGCGGCGCGTACGTGAACATCATCGACGCGGTACAGGAGGCGGCGCGGTGA
- a CDS encoding FAD binding domain-containing protein, translating to MKPFRYETATDPAAAVDLLSREPRAAFLGGGTNLVDLMKLGVEVPEMLVDVSRLPFDEIAGTDDGGLRVGATVRNSTLAVHPVVRERYPALSQALLAGASPQLRNLATIGGNLLQRTRCTYFQDVGKPCNKRRPGSGCPARSGVHRDLAVLGASQHCVATHPSDMAVALAALDARVHCVSVEGTRTLPVAELHRLPGDAPDRDTVLEHGELITAVELPPPAQGARSAYRKARERASYAFALASAAADLRVTDGTVEHVRLAFGALAAKPWRARAAEEALLGRPATEESFGRAVDQELAAAEPLRDNGYKIPLARRLAVALLTDLTGDHAGGAR from the coding sequence GTGAAACCCTTCCGGTACGAGACGGCCACCGATCCCGCCGCGGCCGTGGACCTGCTCTCCCGGGAGCCGCGCGCGGCCTTCCTCGGCGGCGGCACGAACCTGGTGGACCTGATGAAGCTCGGGGTCGAGGTGCCCGAGATGCTGGTCGACGTGAGCCGGCTGCCGTTCGACGAGATCGCCGGCACGGACGACGGGGGCCTGCGGGTCGGCGCCACCGTACGCAACAGCACCCTCGCCGTGCACCCCGTCGTCCGCGAGCGCTACCCGGCGCTGTCCCAGGCGCTGCTGGCCGGCGCCTCGCCGCAGCTCCGCAACCTCGCCACGATCGGCGGCAACCTGCTCCAGCGCACCCGCTGCACGTACTTCCAGGACGTCGGCAAGCCGTGCAACAAACGGCGGCCCGGCTCAGGCTGCCCCGCGCGCAGCGGCGTCCACCGGGACCTCGCGGTCCTCGGCGCCTCCCAGCACTGCGTGGCCACGCACCCGTCGGACATGGCGGTGGCGCTGGCGGCGCTCGACGCGCGGGTGCACTGCGTGTCGGTGGAAGGTACGCGGACGCTGCCGGTGGCCGAACTGCACCGGCTGCCGGGCGACGCACCGGACCGCGACACCGTGCTGGAACACGGCGAGCTGATCACGGCCGTCGAGCTGCCGCCGCCGGCCCAAGGCGCCCGCTCGGCCTACCGCAAGGCCCGGGAGCGCGCGTCGTACGCCTTCGCGCTCGCCTCGGCCGCCGCCGACCTGCGGGTCACGGACGGCACCGTGGAGCACGTGCGGCTCGCGTTCGGCGCGCTGGCGGCCAAGCCCTGGCGGGCCCGGGCCGCCGAAGAGGCGCTGCTCGGCCGGCCCGCCACCGAGGAGTCCTTCGGCCGGGCCGTGGACCAGGAACTGGCGGCCGCCGAGCCGCTCCGCGACAACGGCTACAAGATCCCCCTGGCCCGCCGGCTGGCCGTCGCCCTGCTGACGGACCTGACAGGCGACCACGCGGGAGGTGCGCGATGA
- a CDS encoding xanthine dehydrogenase family protein molybdopterin-binding subunit, translating into MTTLPRTLGADTARLEGREKVTGTARYAADHGHPDGLYAWAVPATIARGEITGVDTGTALADPAVLTVLTHENAPRLEEGDDPTLAVLQSPRVAHRGQIVALAVATSLEAARAAAAAVHLDYTSEPHDVLLGPDHPGLYAPETANGGHPADRERGDFDTAYAGAAVQHDAVYETPPLHNHPMEPHAATAWWEGERRLCLYDSSQGSSTVQQMLAQLFGLGPDQVRVTSEHVGGGFGSKGTPRPQAVLAAMAARVTGRPVTLALPRQLLESVTGHRAPTIQRLRLGADRDGRIQALAHEILTQSSTVQEFVEQAAAPSRTMYVSPHSRTTHRVTRLDVPTPSWMRAPGECPGMYALESAMDELALACGLDPVELRVRNEPDREPDSGRPYSSRHLVECLREGARRFGWQHRDPAPGKRRDGRLLLGTGVAASTYPVMVAPCRAEAHARADGRIDVRVNATDIGTGARTVLAQIAADALRMPLDRVRIQVGNSDLPEAPVAGGSSGTSSWGSAVHKACEGLRRKLAEHSEVPAGGLTVTADTTEDAERGKEYARHAYGAQFCEVQVDTATGETRVRRLLGVFAAGRILNPRTARSQFIGGMTMGLGMALTEHSTMDREFGDYAERDLAMYHVPVCADVPVLDVHWLDEEDPHLNPMGSKGIGEIGIVGTAAAVTNAVHHATGVRVRALPVTPDALLPQL; encoded by the coding sequence ATGACGACCCTGCCCCGGACCCTGGGCGCGGACACCGCACGGCTGGAGGGCCGCGAGAAGGTCACCGGCACGGCGCGGTACGCCGCCGACCACGGACATCCCGACGGCCTGTACGCCTGGGCGGTGCCTGCCACGATCGCCCGCGGCGAGATCACCGGCGTGGACACCGGCACCGCGCTCGCCGACCCGGCCGTCCTCACCGTGCTCACCCACGAGAACGCGCCCCGCCTCGAAGAGGGTGACGACCCGACGCTCGCCGTCCTGCAGTCGCCGCGCGTCGCGCACCGCGGCCAGATCGTCGCCCTCGCGGTCGCCACCTCCCTGGAGGCGGCCCGCGCCGCGGCCGCCGCCGTCCACCTGGACTACACCTCGGAGCCGCACGACGTCCTCCTCGGCCCCGACCACCCGGGCCTCTACGCCCCCGAGACCGCCAACGGCGGCCACCCCGCCGACCGGGAACGCGGCGACTTCGACACCGCGTACGCCGGGGCGGCCGTCCAGCACGACGCCGTGTACGAGACGCCGCCGCTGCACAACCACCCGATGGAGCCGCACGCCGCCACGGCCTGGTGGGAGGGCGAGCGCCGGCTGTGCCTGTACGACTCCAGCCAGGGCTCCTCCACCGTCCAGCAGATGCTGGCGCAGCTCTTCGGACTCGGCCCGGACCAGGTGCGGGTCACCAGTGAGCACGTCGGGGGCGGTTTCGGCTCCAAGGGCACACCGCGCCCGCAGGCGGTACTCGCCGCCATGGCGGCCCGCGTGACGGGCCGTCCGGTGACCCTCGCCCTGCCGCGGCAGCTGCTGGAGTCCGTCACCGGGCACCGCGCGCCCACGATCCAGCGCCTGCGCCTGGGCGCCGACCGCGACGGCCGCATCCAGGCGCTCGCGCACGAGATCCTCACCCAGTCCTCCACCGTCCAGGAGTTCGTCGAGCAGGCCGCGGCCCCCAGCCGGACGATGTACGTCTCGCCGCACAGCCGCACCACCCACCGGGTGACCCGGCTGGACGTCCCGACCCCGTCATGGATGCGGGCGCCCGGCGAGTGCCCCGGCATGTACGCGCTGGAATCGGCCATGGACGAACTCGCCCTCGCCTGCGGTCTGGACCCCGTCGAGCTGCGGGTACGCAACGAGCCCGACCGGGAGCCGGACTCCGGCCGCCCGTACAGCAGCCGCCACCTCGTGGAGTGCCTGCGCGAGGGCGCCCGCCGCTTCGGCTGGCAGCACCGCGACCCGGCCCCCGGGAAGCGCCGCGACGGCCGGCTGCTGCTCGGCACCGGTGTGGCCGCCTCGACGTACCCGGTCATGGTCGCGCCGTGCCGGGCCGAGGCGCACGCCCGCGCCGACGGGCGGATCGACGTACGGGTGAACGCCACCGACATCGGCACCGGCGCCCGGACCGTCCTGGCCCAGATCGCCGCCGACGCGCTGCGGATGCCCCTGGACCGGGTCCGGATCCAGGTGGGCAACAGCGATCTGCCCGAAGCTCCGGTGGCGGGCGGCTCGTCCGGCACCTCCTCGTGGGGCTCCGCCGTGCACAAGGCGTGCGAGGGGCTGCGGCGGAAGCTGGCGGAGCACAGCGAGGTACCGGCGGGCGGCCTGACGGTCACCGCCGACACCACCGAGGACGCCGAGCGGGGCAAGGAGTACGCGCGGCACGCGTACGGCGCCCAGTTCTGCGAGGTGCAGGTGGACACCGCGACCGGCGAGACGCGGGTACGGCGGCTGCTCGGTGTCTTCGCCGCCGGCCGCATCCTGAACCCGCGTACAGCGCGCTCGCAGTTCATCGGCGGCATGACGATGGGCCTCGGCATGGCGCTGACGGAACACAGCACGATGGACCGGGAGTTCGGCGACTACGCGGAACGCGACCTGGCCATGTACCACGTGCCGGTCTGCGCCGACGTCCCGGTCCTGGACGTGCACTGGCTCGACGAGGAGGACCCGCACCTGAACCCGATGGGCTCCAAGGGCATCGGTGAGATCGGCATCGTCGGCACCGCGGCCGCCGTCACCAACGCCGTCCACCACGCCACGGGCGTTCGCGTCCGCGCGCTGCCGGTCACCCCGGACGCACTGCTGCCGCAGCTGTGA